One Drosophila kikkawai strain 14028-0561.14 chromosome 3L, DkikHiC1v2, whole genome shotgun sequence genomic window carries:
- the vvl gene encoding POU domain protein CF1A, producing the protein MAATSYMTPPSGDLDMALGGGGGGGGGYHTSSPRSAADAGEMKYMQHHHHHHSAVAAAAAAHHQLPSSPSPNGQGNGTGLGLGPGSGLGSWSTLHPDPWSLPTHHTHHHPAAAAAAVASAADTVKQEMSHLSQQTRIQQGMASPSPHAAWHAPHAGHYAPSGSPLGYHHAMNGMLHHPAHAAAAAHHQSVAPLHHALRGGESPQLHIHAHHMGGGGDRDAISGGEEDTPTSDDLEAFAKQFKQRRIKLGFTQADVGLALGTLYGNVFSQTTICRFEALQLSFKNMCKLKPLLQKWLEEADSTTGSPTSIDKIAAQGRKRKKRTSIEVSVKGALEQHFHKQPKPSAQEISSLADSLQLEKEVVRVWFCNRRQKEKRMTPPNTLGGDMMDGMPPGHMHHGGYHPHHDMHGSPMGTHSHSHSPPMLSPQNMQSSSVVSAHQLAAH; encoded by the coding sequence ATGGCCGCGACCTCGTACATGACCCCGCCCAGCGGTGATCTGGACATGGccctcggcggcggcggcggcggtggcggtggctatCACACCTCCTCGCCCCGTTCCGCCGCGGATGCCGGTGAGATGAAGTACATGcagcaccatcatcatcatcattccgccgtcgccgcagcagcagccgcacaTCATCAGTTGCCCTCGTCGCCGTCGCCCAATGGTCAGGGCAATGGCACTGGCCTGGGCTTGGGTCCCGGCTCGGGACTGGGTTCTTGGAGCACACTGCATCCGGATCCCTGGTCACTGCCCACGCATCATACGCACCATCAtcccgctgctgccgccgctgccgttgCCTCGGCGGCGGACACAGTGAAGCAGGAGATGTCACATCTCTCCCAGCAGACGAGGATTCAGCAGGGCATGGCCTCGCCCTCGCCGCATGCCGCCTGGCATGCTCCACATGCCGGTCACTATGCACCAAGCGGATCGCCGCTGGGCTATCATCATGCGATGAACGGGATGCTCCATCACCCGGCCCATGCGGCTGCAGCGGCACATCACCAGAGTGTGGCGCCGCTGCATCATGCTCTCAGAGGCGGGGAGTCCCCGCAGCTGCACATCCACGCCCATCACATGGGCGGTGGCGGCGACAGGGATGCCATCAGTGGCGGCGAGGAGGACACACCGACATCCGACGATCTGGAAGCCTTTGCCAAGCAGTTCAAGCAGCGACGCATCAAGCTCGGCTTCACCCAGGCGGATGTGGGTCTGGCTCTGGGAACCCTTTACGGCAATGTCTTCTCCCAGACCACGATCTGCCGGTTCGAGGCACTGCAGCTGAGCTTCAAGAACATGTGCAAGCTGAAGCCGCTGCTGCAAAAGTGGCTGGAGGAGGCGGACTCCACCACCGGATCACCGACGTCCATTGACAAGATCGCGGCGCAGGGCAGGAAACGCAAGAAACGCACCAGCATCGAGGTGAGCGTGAAGGGGGCGCTGGAGCAGCACTTCCACAAGCAGCCCAAGCCCTCGGCCCAGGAGATCTCCTCGCTGGCGGACTCGCTGCAGCTGGAGAAGGAGGTGGTCCGTGTGTGGTTCTGCAATCGGCGGCAGAAGGAGAAGCGCATGACGCCGCCAAATACACTCGGTGGCGACATGATGGACGGCATGCCGCCGGGACATATGCATCATGGAGGCTACCATCCGCACCATGACATGCACGGCAGCCCCATGGGCAcccactcgcactcgcacagCCCGCCGATGTTGAGCCCACAGAATATGCAGTCCTCGTCGGTGGTCTCGGCGCATCAGTTGGCGGCCCACTAG